The Dyadobacter sandarakinus DNA window AACTCCAGAAGCTTACGGGCACCTGGGTTGGGAAGGCAAGTGGCTACATTCGGTCTGCCGACCGGAATACGGTAGCCGAAAAACTCACATTCGAGATCATCAGCCGTCCTACGGTGATAAAGTACGTACAGAAATCGCTGAAACAGGGGAATGTTCCGACCGATACCGAGTGCGGCTACCTCTACATCCAGGAAGATGGCACCCTGCACATCAACAATGCCGGTTTCAGCGGAAGAGTGGAAGTACTGACCGGCCGTATTTTTCTGCGGAACAACAAGTACGCGATTGAGCTTGCAAGCGTTCAGCACCAGAATGACGACCGGATTATCCGCACAAAAAGGGAGATACTGTTTGACAATGATAAGCTGACTTACAAGGTTTTTATCCAAACCCGCACCCGCGATCTATACCAGGTGAAGGAAGCAGTGTTGTACCGGGATTAGCAGCCATATTTCATACAAAAAGCGCTGACATCAACGCCCGCGCGTTTTGTATGCCGCTCCTGCTTATTTTTTCTTTCGCAGGTAAATATCATTGCTGATTGATTCCAGCCGCAATTCGGGCCCTCCGCCCTGGAATTTCCCTTCCAGCTGGTAACCTACCATCGGATGCGCCTGCTTCTCGCTGGTGAGCGCCAGGTCGAGGTCGGTATACACCTCGCCCGTAATCGTTTTCATGGTCACATTGGCACCTGTGGCATGTGGCCAGCTCATGTCTACATAGCCGCTGATCGTCTTGGCACTTACGGTTGATGTTCCGCCTTCAATGTCAATGTTGCCGTCGATGGTTTCGAGCTGCAACTTTGCTTTTCTTGGCAGGAATACCTGGTAGTTGATCTCCTTGCATAAATAATATTTTTCCCCACGGTCACTGTTGCTCCACGAGCTGTGCTTGTCGCCCGGACAATCTTCAACCCTGCCCTTTTTTATCAACTACTGATCAAAGTCAACGGCCAGTCCTACCTCGTCACCTCCGGTTTTCTCGGTCACAAGGAGCGCTTCATTAAGTTTGTTGCTGTTGATCACGGCGCTGATCTTTACATATACTTCCGGCTTGTCCCAGTAACGTACACGGATACTGTCGGCAAATTTCAGGTTCAGGTTCGCTGTTTGTCCTTCTTTGTAGGGCAAATGTTTTTCAATGATGCGCTGGGCGGAGGCTGCGCTTCCCACAGTGGCAAGCAATGCAAGGATCAGGATTTTTTTCATGGCTGTCAGATGCATATCGAGTTTATTTTTTACGGATATAGATATTGCTGCTGATCGTGTTGAGCGTAAACTCCACGCCGCCCCCGTTCACAGTACCCTCAATGTTGCTTCCACCTCCTACCTTCGACAATCCGCCAGCCGGGCTCTTTTTGCCGAGGTCAAAATCCGTATACATTTCTCCATTAATCGAGCGAAGTTTCATATCGGCTTTGGTTGCGGCCGGCAGCGTCACATCCACCTCCCCGCTGATCACTGAAATGGAAGTTGGTTTGGCCTGGCTCAGACTGGAAAAAACAACATCCACACTGCCGCTTGTCGAATTTGCCACGACTGGGCCCGTCACATTGGTCAGTACAATATCAGATCCGTTTGTTTTCACTTCCAGGTCACCGTCCATATCCGCGATCGTGATTTTGCCGCCCTGCCAGTTCACCTCCTGGTATAGTACCGCTACATTTTTGGGGAGCTTCAAAGTGTATTTGATCTCTTTCCTGGCCACCTTTTCGATCCGCAGGCCGCCGGCGTCCGGTGTTACCGACAGTCCGATGCCGGTATTATCCACCCCGCTTTGGTAGAGTGGCTTTAAGCCTTTTGCCCGCTCAGGTAGCGCAGGTGAACCGGATGACGCCTGGATAACCATTTCGTCACTGTTGTGGCCCTCAATCCTGATCGTGCTGGCCGCCATTTCAATGATTACTTTTTTGTCTTTCAGATTGCCCAGCTTCGTCTTGTATTCCAGGCTTTGGGCCTGCAACCTGGTCAGGCACAGCAAGCCTACCATACTTGCGAGAAGTACTTTTTTCATGGTTTTCAAAATGATTATAGATTGTATTTTTAAATACTAAACATCCGCAGCATCCAGCTCTCCGAGGCCGAACTCGGCTCTCGACCGTACTGCTTCCAGCACCTCCTTGTTGTGCATGATCTGCCTGAACTGATCTGCGGCCCGTTTTTCCTTGATCGATACCAGCGCCTCAATCAGCGAAATCTGGACATTCGGATCCGTTTGGATGGACAGTGACTGCATGAGTGCCTCCTTCACGCCGGGCTCGTTCTGAAAATGAAGGAGCGCCTGGCAGGCTGCAAGCCGTACATTCACATTCGGATCAAAATTGAGCGTATTGGTCAGTGTCTGAGTAATTTGCTGATCAGCCTGTGTCAGTCCGTAGGCCTGATTTACAGCCTGTATCCGTTCGCTGGCGGAGGTCTTGCTAACCTGTTCAAAGGCAAGTACATTCCGGATTGCAGAGGCAGGAGCATGTACGCCATCAGCTGCCTGCCCCCTGTTATTTTTCACAAACCATCCTCCCGCAAAGCCGACCAGCAGCAATGCAAAACCAGCCGCAATGCGGATCAGCCAGCTGCCGAACCTCCGTACGGGAGTCTGCCGCGGAGGATCCAGCAGCAAGGCAAGTTCATTGCTGAAGGTGCGTGAAGGATGCTCGTTTCTCGCATCGGTAAAGTAGACGAATTGTGCCGCATGGCTCTGTAAATGCATAGGTATCGGTTCATTCTGGAAAAACCTTTTCAGCTCCCGCTCCTCTTCCACCGTGGTTTCGCCCTCATAATATTTCGTGAGTAATTCCTCAATATCCTCTTTCATAGTCATTTACTTTAAGATACCCTTCCCGCAGCTTCTGCCTGGCGCGGGATAAAATCGTCCGGATATTCGCATTGCTCAGTCCGGTCAGCTGCTCGATCTCCTCAAAAGAATACTCCTCTACATCGCGCAGGTGCAGCACCAGCCGGTGTTGCTCCGGAAGCCCGTCGATGAGCCGGTGGATCAGCGCAGAACTGTCTGCCATTTCCATTTGCCTGTCCGGTGCGGTTGTACCGGCCTGTATATCTGATACGTCGGCATTGTCCTGCATCGTCCGGAACCGTCCCGATTTCAGGCGATCCAGACAGAGATTTTTCGTCATTTGAATGGCGAGTGCCTCCACGCTCTGGTAGGTTTCCAGTTGCTGGCGGTTGGACCACAGGCGCATCAGCACATCCTGAATGGCATCTTCCGCCTCCTCGCGGTTGCGAAGAAACATTTGGGCCAGTCTGAAAAGGCGCCCCTGTACGGGAAGAATGCGTTGCTTGAAGGCTTGTAAATCCATCTCAATGCAAAGACGAGCACGTCTTGCTTTTGTTACAGATTATTTGAAAAAGATATGTCAGCATGAAAACAGGTATGCTCCATGCATTTAGGCACATACAGAGAAGAGGGCATTGCACCGGTAAAATTGGCGAGCCAATTTGAGCCGAACGATAGCGCACTCAAACCTTTACTTTTAGTTTACTATAAAATGAAAGGCAGAGCACTGACTTAAAACTTCTCCTCAATCCACAAGGCAGCAAAGCATAGCATAAGCCAGGCAAACCAAAACCATCCCGGAATGGCTTGTCGGAATGTGCCGGCAACTTTTTGAACGGGTGAGTTTATTTTAAGGTCTGCACGATGATGCTCATAGTTCTGAACCAAAGCCGACATATCACTCACGCTCGTCCTGGCTCCGACAAAAACCTCCAAAGAGTCTCCCAAACTTGCCCAGCCTTCCTTTTCAGGAATATAAATGCCTTGCGCGGCCTGCGGGTTAATCAGGGATGAACGCATGAAGATCGTATCGCGATTCCAGCTGACCTGTTCAGGAAGTGTTTCAAAACCATTCAATTGAACGGAAGCAGGCGACCCTACCTGTACCGGCGATTCAACTTCTATATTCTTCGCCAGTGCGGGCCTGGTCACTACGAGTATGGCTTCCCAGATTTTGTCGTAAGTCAGGCTGTCTCCTGCCAGCTGCACGGGAAAGGTTTCGGCCAGCAAACTTGCACCTACCTTTCCAGTCGTCGTCTCAACCAGAACCGGGTACTGTGCCGCGCGTTCCTGATTGCCTGCTACTGAAAATTGGTAGGGTAATGCATTCAGCTCAGATGAAAGCCGGATCGTCTCTTCGTTTGAAATTTTCTCAGCCGCAAATTTTGTCCCGAGCGCGGCATTGATTACAGTAAGTTCAGCGGGAGGATTCGTCAGATTGATAAAGAGTACACTCTTGCCACTCGCAGCAGCCTTTTTCACGACCGGATTTTTCGCATTGGCAGGATCGGTCACGATCAGGTCCGGTGTCATAGCTTTATTGATATTGATATCCGCTTTCAGATCCTTCGAAAGTACCGCATCATACCGCACCGAATGCCCGTTTTTCCCAAGCCAGCCTGCCAGGCTACGACTTTCAAAGTCAGGACTATTCAGTAAGAACTGCACGCTCAGCGGCTCGGCCGGGCGTGCAAAAAACCGGAGCGTATCCACAACTTTTTCACTCACCAGCAACTCCACAGCAGTTCGCCCCTGCACGAAAGCGGGAACTGAAAACCTGAAATCCTGCATTCCAGCCTTCAAATCCAGGCTGTCCACCTTCCGGCTTCCATACTGCAATGCGATCCGCATATCACTGGCTGCGCTGATCCGGCCACGAACAACCTGCATTTCTCCTTTCCGCAACACGCCTTTCCAATGCAGGTCACGTACAGACCCATCTCTGAAATAGGGCACCCACCGCACGGTCGGTGGTACGGGCAATCTCGCCATTTTCCTTTTCAAATCCGGCCCGAAAGCCTGTCCCAGCATCACCAGCGTATCGACGGATGCATTTTCCAGATCTTCCATGGCAATCCGACCAGCAATGCTTAAACTATCCGCGACACGATCCGCGAATGTCGCAGGTACGTCGCCCCCCACCAGCAAAGCCGACCTGGATGCATGCGAGCGCAGCCAGTAAGGTTTTAGCATAAAGCCCAATACTGCAACCCAGAGCATCAAATTAAGTCCAAGACGCAGGACCGGCCTTTTTCCAAAACCCTTTCGAAAAACCAGCCACCAGAGCTGCATGCCCAGCAATGCCAAAGCCAGCGCCAGCAATACCTGATTCAATAAGTTGGTCCAGTCAAAATCCAGATAGATCATTTTTTCAATTGGGAAATCAGCGCAGCCTGCGCCGGAATGCGGCTTCAAGCTTTTGATCGCTGGAATAGGCCGGCCCGCTTTGCTGCGATTTGCCGGCATATCGGTAAAGTGCAGCTTTCAGCTCCCGGTTTTCTCCTGCTGACAGCGGACGTCCGCCCGCCAGCTTTTGCAGGGATGTAATGACGGGCCAGTTCTGCATTCCGCCATGCAACGGGCCACTGTCGATCAATCTTCCGCTCAGTAAGCCCGCGAGTTGCCGCATTTTTGAATGCCGGTTTTTGTCCGCTTTGGAGGGTTCCAGGTGACCCAGCATTTCACTTGCCAGCTGCTGCATGCGCTGATCTTTAAATATTTGTTCGGTAGACAACTCCTGGGAAAGGTCCTTCATTTCTCCTGTCAGACGCTTTTCCTGTTCCTTGATCGGAGGCGGATCGTAGCCGCTTTTTTTGACATACGCCCGTGCTTTTTGCTGGGCGGTTTTCAGGTATTCCAAAGCCTTATTTTCAAATGGAAGCGCTTTTTCGGGCTCGTACATCCGCAAATGCAGCTCCGACTGCCACATTTGTTCCAGTGCCATTTTCAACAGGCTGCGTGTCGATTGCTCGTAAAATGTATTCGTTTCCGCATCGTCATGCGCATGCGTGTACTGTTCCATGAGTGCTGCAAGCGGGTCCTCAGCCTCGCCGGCTTTATGCTCATTCCCATGATCATGCACGGGTTCTGCAATGCGCTGCTCGGCACCCTCGCCGCTGCCGTCGGAATGGTGGGTGAACGCATCCACCATATCGCCTTCCTCATGCTGCCCGCCGCCGATGCTGGTTTCAAACTCTTCGCCAAGGTATTGTCCGTACCGCAACCGCAGCACCTTCTGATCAAACCCGATTTCGTTTGAAGTGCTGTTAAACTCCTGTTTTGCAAGCTTTTTCCGCCGGGCAATCAGCTTTTCGGTATCAATGATAATCTGCCGCTGGCTGCGGAAATACTCCGGCACCAGGTTCACCGCCATCGTAGCCAGCTGTGATTCTTCAACCTGTGCAGTGTCCTTGTAAACCAGAAAGTAGGTGTCTGATTTGGAAAAGTTTGGCTCAGGCCGACGATTGTCTATGGCCGCCCAGTAATAATACAGCTCGTCCCCAGGGGCAAAATTCAGCTCATCCAAATGGATTGACTTGGTGAAATTTGCAGATTTAAAGTTGACAGAAAGCGGAAACTTCACCTCCCGGAACTTCACATTTTCTCCTGCGCCTCTTGCTACCGTAGCCACAATAAATGCCTGACTCACCACGAAATCATCTGCTATTCTGGCGGATATTTTGAGTGTCTTTTCGTCTTTAAGCAAATGGTATTGATACAACTCCTTTGAAGCAGGCTCAATTTTTGGCGCCAGGTCCGGAATTGCTTCCAACCTGTAAAAATCAGACTGGTGAATCAGGGAATCTTTCCAGAATGCTTTGATGGAATACAAACCCGAGCCGGCCAATTTATCAGCGTATTCAAATGCGGCATGTTGCCATTTGAAAGGCATTTCCTCGCCCCGACTATTTGCAAGACGGACCGTCACGTGTGCAGGTTGATCAAAATAAACGCGCCAGTGCAGGAGTGAACCAGCGATCGCTTTTACATTTAAGTCTTCTGATTCGGACTCAGGAATTTTTGTATAGGATGGAGGCGATATGCGGATTTTCGCGGCTTGCAAAGAAGGCACCTCACCCTTCGATTTTGATTTTATTTTTCCAGAAATTACCGAAATAATCTCTGGCGCATTATTCTGCTCATTTTTAAATTGAGGATAAACTGAATAAAATAAAACAGCAATTACTAATAGAATTACATAGCCTTTTAAATGGCTGTAAATTCGATAAAAAGGAAAATCAGGTGACGTGTCAGCCAAACGTTGTAATTGTAATTGTTCGGCCATATTCAGATGTTCCTTATCTAATAAGTGAAGACTGTATTCCGTACCTTCGTTATAATGATGAATAAGCGAAATAGCCTTCTGCTTTTTATTCTGATAAACTTTGGTAAAGACCAGCGCAAGAACCAGGGCAGCTATACCAAATATTATGCTCAACATTTCTGATCCGAGTGCTTTACAGATCAGGTACACGGACATTGATAAAAATACACCGCATAACAAATCAGCCACCAGTAAATGACGGGAAACCGAGCGGACTAATCTTTTTAGTTCAAGCATAGGCCGCAGCATTTTTGCGCAGGGCAAGCCAGCGTTCCACGATAAGCAGTATTAAAAACGGCAGGAATAACCACTTCGTAAACGCGTCCGCTTCTTCGCTGCGGGATTCGGCAACCTGCCTGAAACGGCTTCGGATCTGCTGTGTACTGGCCTGCATGGTCCGTTTGTCAAAGTGTTCATGCGAAATCAGCAATTCGCCCAGCCACTCCGGCAGCCGGCCCGTTTTCACCAGATCAGAAGTTTCAAAAAGGAGTGAATCGGGAAGAAAGTGAATATTTTGTTGTAAACCAACCCGTGCATTCCAGCCGGAAATAACATATTCTGATTTGCTGTTTATCGCGGATGGAAGCGAATCAGATAGAATAAAATCGTAAGTTTTATTTGCATTTGATACGGTATCAATTTTTAATTGAACAGAAAAAACTTCACTGAATGCATTCCATGCTGCAAATACAGTTTGTTGTTCTCGGCTATTTTTATAGTTGACCAGAATTTCAGGGCTTAGCTTACGATCAGCAAACATTTCTCTTAATTCTGGAAATCTGACTTTTTTATTTCTATCAAATAACCACAATTCAAATGGTGCCTGTGTAATAATCTGAGGTCCCATCAGAATGCTTTGATCATTGGTTAAATAAAACCTTAGGCTATCCTGTGAAGTAACCTCCTCATTGATTATTTGCTGCAAATACGATTGTGTATTTTGTACAGAGGGTAAATCTGTAAGCGTTTCTATTTTTTTCGAATCGGGCGTAATCCAAATCATCTTTTCTCCCTTACGCATTGCATTTTCCAGCTCAAAACGAAAGTTGCTGACCAAATCTGCATCGGGTTCAACCAAATGAACTATCTGTTTCGCCTGTTGATTTCGTGCACTTTGAAGAAATGGTTTGGCAAGAATAAGACTGATCAGGATAATCAGTAAACAGCGGATCAGCAGGAGCAATATCTGGTGAAGCCGCAGTCCGCGATGCTGCAAAGCAACTTTTTCATTCAGCCAGCGCGATGCAGCCCAGGGCAGCGGCTGCGCTTTTTTCTGATGCCATAAATGGATCAAAACAGGTAGTGCAACTCCCATAATACCCCAAAGCCAGCCCGGTTGCAAAAACTCCATTACCCTTTTCTTTTGGTCAAAAATGCTTCTAATACCATGCCGATTGGCTCATTTAAGTTAACCCTGATCAGCTGCACATGCGGGATTTGTAATGCTTCCTTCAAATTCGCCAGGTATTTCGTCATTGAATCACGGAATGCATTCCGCACAGAGGCCGCATCCAGCTCTATTTCCCGGCCACTTTCCAGGTCTTTAAACCGGTACAATCCAGTAAGATTAAAATTTGACTCCTGTTCTCCCAGAATTTGAAAAATGATAACCTCACGGAATGGATTCGCCAGAGAACGGATCAATGCAAGCCACTCATCGTCCGTTTGCAGCAAGTCTCCTGCAAAAATCAGCTTCTCCTTTGTTTTGGTTTGCAGCTCGGAAAATTTCAGATGGGGCGGCGATTGCCAGGTGCCGCTCGCCTCCGCTTTTTCCAGACTGACCAGTATTTTTTGAAATGCCTGTCTCCCTGATGAGGCAGCGCCTGCCGCACTCAACGTTTGCACCCGGCCGTTTTTCAATCCATACAAACTCATCTGGTCATTCTGAATATAGCCCAGGTAAGCCAGCGAAGCGAGCAGGATTTGACTGTATTGCAACCGGCTTACACCATTTTCCGCATAATTCATCGAGCCGGACAGGTCCAGTAAAAACCGGATTTGCGTGTCACTTTCGGTGGAAGATTCGCGTACCAGATGTTTGTCGGTTCGTGCAAAAAGCTTCCAGTCGATCCGCTTGGGATCGTCACCGGGCTGGTAGTGCCGGTACTGCTCAAACTCAATCCCGATGCCCGACCGCTTGCTGGCATGAATGCCCAGCATCAGCTCCTCGCTCACGAGCTTTCCGACCAGTTGCAGGTTTTTGAGCTTGATCAGGTTGGAGGCTAAGAGGCCTGTTTGTACTGACATCAATTGATGGGTCCCAGGTCCGACAACAACATTTCAATGGCCTGGTCGGCTGTGATGTTCTCCGCTTCAGCCCGAAAGTTCATGGCAATGCGGTGGCGCAGGATCGGGAATGCCAGCGTACGGATATCTTCCGGTACCACCGAAAAACGGCCGTTCAAAACCGCCCGCGCCTTTGCACAAAGCACGAGCGCCTGCCCCGCCCGCGGACCAGCGCCCCAGTCGCACCATTCCCGGATAAACTCCGAGGGGCTCGTCTGCGGCCGCGATCCGCGCACCAGCTTGTTGATCCACACGATCAGTTCATCGCTGATATGTACCTCCCGCACCAGGCTCTGTATCTCTACCATATCGGTATCCGACAAGATCCGCTCAACTTTCGCGCGGAATGTCCCGGTCGTGCCTTTCAGCACTTCCAGCTCTTCATGTTCCTCCGGGTAACTCAGCTTGATATACAGCAAAAACCGGTCGAGCTGCGCCTCGGGCAGCGGATAAGTTCCGGCTTGCTCGATGGGGTTCTGCGTGGCGATGATCAGGAATGGATTCGGCAGCTCATAGTTGGTGCCGCCGTACGTGACACTTTTTTCCTGCATGGCTTCCAATAAGGCAGCCTGCGTCTTAGGTGGCGTACGGTTAATTTCGTCGGCCAATACTACATTTGCAAAGATGGGTCCACGGTTGAATTTAAAAAACTTTTTGCCGGTCTCATGATCCTCTTCCAGTATCTCCGTACCCACAATATCCCCCGGCATCAGGTCGGGTGTAAACTGCACGCGCTTGAAACTCATGTGCAGCGCTTCTGACATGGTTTTCACCATTAACGTCTTCGCCAGTCCAGGCACCCCCTCCAACAAACAATGCCCCGACGCCATCAAAGAAATCAGTATCTCATCAATCGCCTCCGTCTGCCCCACAATAACTTTGGCAATTTCCTTTTTCAGCAGCGGAAGCTTGGCAACGAGCGATTTATAGTGTTCTGGTGAAGTGTTCAATTTTGAATGATTGAATGACTGAATGATTGAATGACTGAATTACTGAATATTTGTCAAGTTGTTGCTTCTCAACTTGTCACCCTGAGCGGAGTCGAAGGGTCCCGGGCGACCATGTTTGCTGTTGGTTTGGTTGGCTTGCCACGGTGGCCCTTCGAGCGCCTGGCCTGCCGCATCTGCCCTTCGACTCCGCTCAGGGTGACAAGGGCATTAAACTTCACCTGACAACCCCTAACAATAAATGACCACCAATGACCACCAATGACACCCCCTGCCCTTCGACTGCCTGGTCTGCCGTGCTTCCCCTTCGACCACCTGGCTGCCGCATCTGCCCTTCGACTCCGCTCAGGGTGACAAGGGCATTAAACTTCACCTGACAACCCCTAACAATAAATGACCACCAATGACCACCAATGACACCCCCTGCCCTTCGACTGCCTGGTCTGCCGTGCTTCCCCTTCGACCACCTGGCTGCCGCATCTGCCCTTCGACTCCGCTCAGGGTGACAAGGGCATTAAACTTCACCTGACAACCCCTAACAATAAATGACCACAAATGACCACAAATGACGCCCCTGGCCTTTCGACTGCCTGGTCTGCCGTGCTTCCCCTTCCAACGCCTGGCCTGCCGCATCTGCCCTTCGACTCCGCTCAGGGTGACAAGGGCATTAAACTTCACTTAACAACCCCTAACAATAAATGACCACCAATGACCACCAATGACACCCCCCTGCCCTTCGAGTGCCTGGCCTTTGATGCTTCTTCTTCCAACGCCTGGCTGCCGCATCTGCCCTTCGACTCCGCTCAGGGTGACAAGGGCATTAAACTTCACCTGACAACCCTTCACAATAAATGACCACAAATGACCACCAATGACACCCCCTGCCCTTCGACTGCCTGGCCTGTGTTGCTTCCCCTTCGACCACCTGGCTGCCGCATCTGCCCTTCGACTCCGCTCAGGGTGACAAGGGCATTATATTACCCCTGACAACACCTGACCACCAATGACGCCCTCTGCCCCTTTGACTGCTTGGTCTGCCGTGCTTCCCTTTCGACCACCTGGGCGCCGCATCTGCCCTTCGACTCCGCTCAGGGTGACAAAGACATTATATTACCCCTGACAATACCTGACAATACCTGACCACCCCTGACCACAAATGACAATAAATGACCACCAATGACCAATGACTCCTTCCCTTCCCTCCTCACCCCATCAAAGCATAAACCACCACATTCACCCCAAACCTTGTATTATCCACGGCCAGAAACCGCTTGTTCCGGAAGTCGTAGTCCCATTCACAGCCGTAATCCTTGTTGCTGTACAGTACTCCAATGCGCCCGTTGATCGTAATCGCTTTGAGGTAGTCGTGGACGAGATCGTCGCCCCAGCCGTTCAGCTCGAAGGAGGTGGTGGGTGGGCCGTCTTCGAATTTGAAGAAGGAATGGTAAATGGGATGGTTATTGGGAATTTTTTGCAGGGCTTTGGGGCCGAAGGTGCGCTCCATTTCCTGCTCGAAGGATTTGGCAAACAGGCCGTCA harbors:
- a CDS encoding RNA polymerase sigma factor, which produces MDLQAFKQRILPVQGRLFRLAQMFLRNREEAEDAIQDVLMRLWSNRQQLETYQSVEALAIQMTKNLCLDRLKSGRFRTMQDNADVSDIQAGTTAPDRQMEMADSSALIHRLIDGLPEQHRLVLHLRDVEEYSFEEIEQLTGLSNANIRTILSRARQKLREGYLKVNDYERGY
- a CDS encoding DUF4097 family beta strand repeat-containing protein, which codes for MKKVLLASMVGLLCLTRLQAQSLEYKTKLGNLKDKKVIIEMAASTIRIEGHNSDEMVIQASSGSPALPERAKGLKPLYQSGVDNTGIGLSVTPDAGGLRIEKVARKEIKYTLKLPKNVAVLYQEVNWQGGKITIADMDGDLEVKTNGSDIVLTNVTGPVVANSTSGSVDVVFSSLSQAKPTSISVISGEVDVTLPAATKADMKLRSINGEMYTDFDLGKKSPAGGLSKVGGGSNIEGTVNGGGVEFTLNTISSNIYIRKK
- a CDS encoding heme-binding beta-barrel domain-containing protein; amino-acid sequence: MDIRTDTLKKLQKLTGTWVGKASGYIRSADRNTVAEKLTFEIISRPTVIKYVQKSLKQGNVPTDTECGYLYIQEDGTLHINNAGFSGRVEVLTGRIFLRNNKYAIELASVQHQNDDRIIRTKREILFDNDKLTYKVFIQTRTRDLYQVKEAVLYRD
- a CDS encoding DUF58 domain-containing protein, whose product is MSVQTGLLASNLIKLKNLQLVGKLVSEELMLGIHASKRSGIGIEFEQYRHYQPGDDPKRIDWKLFARTDKHLVRESSTESDTQIRFLLDLSGSMNYAENGVSRLQYSQILLASLAYLGYIQNDQMSLYGLKNGRVQTLSAAGAASSGRQAFQKILVSLEKAEASGTWQSPPHLKFSELQTKTKEKLIFAGDLLQTDDEWLALIRSLANPFREVIIFQILGEQESNFNLTGLYRFKDLESGREIELDAASVRNAFRDSMTKYLANLKEALQIPHVQLIRVNLNEPIGMVLEAFLTKRKG
- a CDS encoding BatA domain-containing protein encodes the protein MEFLQPGWLWGIMGVALPVLIHLWHQKKAQPLPWAASRWLNEKVALQHRGLRLHQILLLLIRCLLIILISLILAKPFLQSARNQQAKQIVHLVEPDADLVSNFRFELENAMRKGEKMIWITPDSKKIETLTDLPSVQNTQSYLQQIINEEVTSQDSLRFYLTNDQSILMGPQIITQAPFELWLFDRNKKVRFPELREMFADRKLSPEILVNYKNSREQQTVFAAWNAFSEVFSVQLKIDTVSNANKTYDFILSDSLPSAINSKSEYVISGWNARVGLQQNIHFLPDSLLFETSDLVKTGRLPEWLGELLISHEHFDKRTMQASTQQIRSRFRQVAESRSEEADAFTKWLFLPFLILLIVERWLALRKNAAAYA
- a CDS encoding AAA family ATPase, encoding MNTSPEHYKSLVAKLPLLKKEIAKVIVGQTEAIDEILISLMASGHCLLEGVPGLAKTLMVKTMSEALHMSFKRVQFTPDLMPGDIVGTEILEEDHETGKKFFKFNRGPIFANVVLADEINRTPPKTQAALLEAMQEKSVTYGGTNYELPNPFLIIATQNPIEQAGTYPLPEAQLDRFLLYIKLSYPEEHEELEVLKGTTGTFRAKVERILSDTDMVEIQSLVREVHISDELIVWINKLVRGSRPQTSPSEFIREWCDWGAGPRAGQALVLCAKARAVLNGRFSVVPEDIRTLAFPILRHRIAMNFRAEAENITADQAIEMLLSDLGPIN
- a CDS encoding HEAT repeat domain-containing protein — encoded protein: MKEDIEELLTKYYEGETTVEEERELKRFFQNEPIPMHLQSHAAQFVYFTDARNEHPSRTFSNELALLLDPPRQTPVRRFGSWLIRIAAGFALLLVGFAGGWFVKNNRGQAADGVHAPASAIRNVLAFEQVSKTSASERIQAVNQAYGLTQADQQITQTLTNTLNFDPNVNVRLAACQALLHFQNEPGVKEALMQSLSIQTDPNVQISLIEALVSIKEKRAADQFRQIMHNKEVLEAVRSRAEFGLGELDAADV
- a CDS encoding DUF4159 domain-containing protein, with product MRPFFFTRIQYTSGNWDTDQRMPSNLLHSLVEYTTIPIDEKEKIVQLISNEIFKSPFCYLSGHKLVEFSSQERDHFKRYVENGGFVFVDDCNHDIDGLFAKSFEQEMERTFGPKALQKIPNNHPIYHSFFKFEDGPPTTSFELNGWGDDLVHDYLKAITINGRIGVLYSNKDYGCEWDYDFRNKRFLAVDNTRFGVNVVVYALMG